The Haloprofundus salinisoli region GTACCGGTCGAGGACGGGCCCATCGAGGTTTCGTGCCTCCCGATAGGCGTCGACGGCGGCTTGCTGGGCGGCCGCGTCTCCGCCCCCGGCGGCGACACCCCACCGCACCGCCGCGACGTTCGGGTCGTTGGTGAGGACGACGACTGCGAACGTCAGCGAGACGACGAGGTAGACGGTGAAGAAGGCGAATCCGAGACGAGCGGCAGTCCGCGGCCAGTCAGCCATCGTCACCGTGACGTCGCGGACGTTCACCGAGAGCTGGTCGTATCACTCTGTCAGCATCGTTCAGCATGGTTTATGTCACTTGCGACGACAGCCGTTTGACATGCCCGCAAGCGACGACTCGTCGGACGTCTCGTGCTCTTCGCGTCTCCAGGGTCTGCTCTCGGGATTCGACTCCGACGGTCTCCCGTGGAACACCGCGGTGTTCGCCGCCGCCACTGCAGTGTTTATCACCATCTACGCTTACGACCTGCTGGTACACCCACCGGACGCACCGCTCGTCGCCAGCTGGCGGCCCACCGCGGTCGACCTCCTCTTCGCTATCTCGCTCGTCGGGTTCGCCGTGTTCGTCGTCGCACCCCTCCGGACCGATCGTGAGCGGACCGCCCGCTACTGGGGCCGACTCCGACAGAACCGCCTCGCCGTCGTGAGTTCCGCGTATCTCCTCGTCGTCTTCGTGTTCGGCACCGTCGGCCCTTTCCTGTTCGACTCGGCGGCGAACCCGACTCGAATCCTCCAACCACCGGTCGGTTTCAGTGCCTCCAGTTACATCGTCTCCGACTGCGTGGGACCGACGACCGACCTGCTCTGTCACGGGTCGTTCCGGCATCCGCTCGGAACGGGAACGTACGGCCGAGACATGTTTACGCTCGTCGTCGAGGGGATGCGCGTCACCGTCGTCATCGGGTTCGTCACGTCGATGTTCGTCGTCCCCATCGCCACCGTCGTCGGCGTGTCGGCGGGTTATCTCGGCGGGTGGGTGGACACGCTGACGATGCGCTACGTCGACATCCAGCAGACACTTCCGGCGTTCGTCGTTTACCTCATCGCTATCTACGTCTTCGGTCGGAGCCTGTTTCTGTTTCTTCTGGTGTTCGGCCTGCTGGGGTGGGGCGGCGTCGCGCGCGTCGTCCGCAGCGAGGTGTTGTCGCTGCGCGAGGAACCGTTCGTCACCGTCGCCCGCAGTGCCGGGGTGAAGCGATGGAACATCGTCCGACACCACATTCTGCCGCACGTCCGCGAGACGGTCGTCGTCGCGGCGACGCGCCAGATTCCGCTGCTCGTCCTCGTCGAGGCGGCGATTTCGTTCATGAACCTCAACGACATGACTCTCCTGTCGTGGGGAGAAACCATCGCGCGCGGCACGCAG contains the following coding sequences:
- a CDS encoding ABC transporter permease; its protein translation is MPASDDSSDVSCSSRLQGLLSGFDSDGLPWNTAVFAAATAVFITIYAYDLLVHPPDAPLVASWRPTAVDLLFAISLVGFAVFVVAPLRTDRERTARYWGRLRQNRLAVVSSAYLLVVFVFGTVGPFLFDSAANPTRILQPPVGFSASSYIVSDCVGPTTDLLCHGSFRHPLGTGTYGRDMFTLVVEGMRVTVVIGFVTSMFVVPIATVVGVSAGYLGGWVDTLTMRYVDIQQTLPAFVVYLIAIYVFGRSLFLFLLVFGLLGWGGVARVVRSEVLSLREEPFVTVARSAGVKRWNIVRHHILPHVRETVVVAATRQIPLLVLVEAAISFMNLNDMTLLSWGETIARGTQGAPTVTWWVSTVPVVFLTLTVVALSVFGDALQDVLDA